The following are encoded together in the Streptomyces tsukubensis genome:
- a CDS encoding MarR family winged helix-turn-helix transcriptional regulator, giving the protein MEDEVDRLVAAWRRERPDLDVEPLEVLSRVSRLARHLDRARRLAFAEHHLEPWEFDVLTALRRTGSPYQLSPGQLLTQTLVTSGTMTNRIDRLTKKGLVERLPDPSDRRGVLVRLTVEGQERADSALAGLLDQERALLSELSRAQRGELAALLRQLTAPFDNIPG; this is encoded by the coding sequence ATGGAGGACGAGGTCGATCGGCTGGTCGCAGCATGGCGCCGGGAGCGCCCGGACCTCGACGTGGAACCACTTGAGGTGCTGAGCCGTGTGAGCAGGCTCGCCCGTCATCTCGACAGGGCCCGCAGGCTGGCCTTCGCCGAGCACCATCTCGAACCGTGGGAGTTCGACGTGCTGACGGCGCTGCGCAGGACGGGCTCCCCCTACCAGCTCTCCCCCGGCCAGCTCCTCACCCAGACGCTGGTGACCTCGGGCACGATGACCAACCGCATCGACAGGCTCACCAAGAAGGGCCTCGTGGAGCGGCTGCCCGACCCGAGCGACCGGCGCGGGGTGCTGGTGCGGCTGACCGTGGAGGGTCAGGAGCGCGCGGACTCGGCGCTCGCGGGCCTGCTCGACCAGGAGCGGGCACTGCTGTCGGAGCTTTCCCGGGCCCAGCGGGGTGAACTGGCCGCGCTGCTACGCCAGTTGACCGCCCCGTTCGACAACATTCCCGGCTAG
- a CDS encoding LuxR C-terminal-related transcriptional regulator, with translation MVRIRVLVVDDHRIFAESLAAALAAEPDVDVSAAGSGPAALRSMERASAEGRRFDVLLIDADLGGAAAMMSGGRVPTAVQEGTEGGLVDGISLVAGVRTGQPAVRTVVLAEKDDPRRAALALQAGASGWVAKDCSLSRLLTVIRGVLRDETHLPPALLTGVLRELTAARKHRTESERLVESLTPREREVLRCMVAGLGRKAVAERLFLSPHTVRTHMQNVLGKLGVHSTLAAVALARRAGVGPVDLAGNVVERGGQLA, from the coding sequence GTGGTTCGCATCCGAGTTCTGGTCGTGGACGACCACCGCATCTTCGCCGAGTCGCTCGCCGCGGCCCTGGCGGCCGAGCCCGACGTGGACGTGTCCGCGGCGGGCAGTGGCCCCGCCGCGCTGCGCTCCATGGAAAGGGCCTCGGCGGAAGGCCGCCGCTTCGATGTCCTCCTGATCGACGCCGACCTCGGGGGTGCGGCGGCCATGATGTCGGGCGGCCGCGTCCCCACCGCCGTACAGGAGGGCACGGAGGGCGGCCTGGTCGACGGCATCTCGCTGGTCGCGGGGGTACGCACGGGCCAGCCCGCCGTCCGCACCGTCGTCCTCGCCGAGAAGGACGACCCGCGCCGAGCCGCCCTCGCCCTCCAGGCGGGAGCCTCCGGCTGGGTCGCCAAGGACTGCTCACTCTCCCGGCTGCTCACCGTCATACGCGGGGTCCTGCGCGACGAGACGCATCTGCCGCCCGCCCTGCTCACCGGCGTACTGCGGGAGCTGACAGCGGCACGCAAACACCGTACGGAGAGCGAACGGCTCGTCGAGTCCCTGACTCCGCGCGAGCGGGAGGTGCTGCGCTGCATGGTCGCGGGGCTCGGCCGCAAGGCCGTCGCGGAACGGCTCTTCCTCTCACCGCACACCGTCCGCACCCACATGCAGAACGTACTGGGCAAGCTGGGGGTCCACTCCACCCTGGCCGCGGTCGCCCTCGCCAGGCGGGCCGGGGTGGGACCGGTCGACCTAGCCGGGAATGTTGTCGAACGGGGCGGTCAACTGGCGTAG
- a CDS encoding GNAT family N-acetyltransferase, producing MVSHMFRMETGVDKERRDLLRSQLRAANIEASPALRSLLGSTAESEVPLHLWLLDEEGALAGGLVAHAWAHWLHVNYLWVDGRHRGLRLGARLLAEAERRAREELGCGSARVETWDFQAPDFYRKQGYSVVCEIPGYPPGVTEFTLTKQL from the coding sequence ATGGTGAGCCATATGTTTCGTATGGAGACAGGAGTCGACAAGGAACGGCGTGATCTCCTCCGTTCACAGTTGCGTGCAGCGAACATCGAGGCATCGCCCGCACTGCGGTCGCTGCTCGGCTCCACCGCGGAGAGCGAAGTGCCCTTGCATCTCTGGCTGCTCGACGAGGAGGGCGCGCTCGCTGGCGGGCTCGTCGCGCACGCCTGGGCGCACTGGTTGCACGTCAACTACCTCTGGGTGGACGGCAGACACCGGGGCCTGCGACTCGGCGCACGGTTGCTCGCGGAGGCGGAGAGGAGGGCGCGGGAGGAGCTCGGTTGCGGCTCCGCGCGGGTGGAGACGTGGGATTTCCAGGCGCCGGATTTCTATCGCAAACAGGGCTACTCGGTGGTGTGCGAGATTCCCGGATACCCGCCGGGAGTGACTGAATTTACGCTGACCAAGCAGCTGTGA
- the galE gene encoding UDP-glucose 4-epimerase GalE, whose product MTAKYLVTGGAGYVGSVVAARLLEAGHHVTVLDDLSTGFREGVPAGAEFIEGRVQDSANWLDGSFDAVLHFAAFSQVGESVARPEKYWANNVGGTMALLTAMREAGVRKLVFSSTAATYGEPVNTPITETDPTAPTSPYGASKLAVDHMISGESAAHGLTAVSLRYFNVAGAYGAQGERHAPESHLIPLVLQVAQGRRDAISVYGDDYPTPDGTCVRDYIHVADLAEAHLLALTAGAPGRHTICNLGNGNGFSVREVIEMVRKVTGHAIPEVPAARRPGDPAVLVASAETARTSLGWQPTRADLAGIVSDAWDFARRIAEEDK is encoded by the coding sequence ATGACCGCCAAGTACCTGGTCACCGGCGGCGCCGGATATGTCGGCAGCGTGGTCGCGGCCCGGCTGCTGGAAGCCGGCCACCACGTGACCGTCCTCGACGACCTCTCCACCGGCTTCAGGGAAGGCGTCCCCGCGGGCGCCGAATTCATCGAGGGGCGCGTACAGGACAGCGCGAACTGGCTGGACGGGTCCTTCGACGCGGTCCTCCACTTCGCCGCCTTCTCCCAGGTCGGCGAATCCGTCGCCCGACCCGAGAAGTACTGGGCCAACAACGTCGGCGGCACCATGGCGCTGCTCACCGCCATGCGCGAGGCGGGCGTGCGCAAGCTCGTCTTCTCCTCCACCGCGGCGACCTACGGCGAACCGGTGAACACCCCCATCACCGAGACCGACCCCACCGCGCCCACCAGCCCCTACGGCGCCTCCAAACTCGCCGTCGACCACATGATCAGCGGCGAGAGCGCGGCCCACGGCCTCACCGCCGTCTCCCTGCGCTACTTCAACGTCGCGGGCGCCTACGGGGCGCAGGGTGAACGCCACGCCCCCGAATCCCACCTCATCCCGCTCGTACTCCAGGTCGCCCAGGGCCGCAGGGACGCCATCTCGGTCTACGGCGACGACTACCCGACCCCCGACGGCACCTGCGTACGCGACTACATCCACGTCGCCGACCTCGCGGAGGCGCACCTCCTCGCCCTCACCGCGGGCGCCCCCGGCCGGCACACCATCTGCAACCTCGGCAACGGCAACGGCTTCTCCGTACGCGAGGTCATCGAGATGGTACGCAAGGTCACAGGACACGCCATCCCCGAGGTACCGGCGGCCCGCAGGCCGGGCGACCCCGCCGTACTGGTCGCCTCCGCGGAGACCGCCCGCACGTCCCTCGGCTGGCAGCCCACCCGCGCCGACCTCGCGGGCATCGTCTCCGACGCGTGGGACTTCGCCCGCCGCATCGCCGAGGAGGACAAGTGA
- the galT gene encoding galactose-1-phosphate uridylyltransferase: MKKTSTRLADGRELVYYDRRDDAVREAADERPLDPVATASEIRHDPLLGDSVAIASHRQGRTYHPPADQCPLCPTREGRLSEIPEDDYDVVVFENRFPSLAGDSGRCEVVCFTSDHQASFSSLTQDHARLVLEAWADRTAELSKLPSVTQVFPFENRGPEIGVTLGHPHGQIYAYPFTTPRTALMLRSLAAHKAATGGRNLFDDVVAEERASGKRIVLEGEHWTAFVPYAAHWPYEVHLYPKRRVPDLPALGEEARTEFPQIYLELLRRFDRIFGEGQPQTPYISAWHQAPFTGADAFTADPAHPVDRDDFALHLELFTIRRTTGKLKFLAGSESGMNVFINDVPPETAAQRLREVASS; this comes from the coding sequence TTGAAGAAGACCTCGACCCGGCTCGCCGACGGCCGTGAACTCGTCTACTACGACCGGCGCGACGACGCCGTGCGCGAAGCGGCCGACGAACGCCCCCTCGACCCGGTGGCCACCGCCTCGGAGATCCGCCACGACCCCCTCCTCGGCGACTCCGTGGCCATCGCCTCCCACCGCCAGGGCCGCACCTATCACCCCCCGGCCGACCAATGCCCGCTCTGCCCGACCCGTGAAGGCCGGCTCAGCGAGATCCCCGAGGACGACTACGACGTCGTCGTCTTCGAGAACCGCTTCCCCTCCCTGGCCGGCGACTCGGGCCGCTGCGAGGTGGTCTGCTTCACCTCCGACCACCAGGCCTCGTTCTCCTCCCTCACCCAGGACCACGCCCGCCTCGTCCTCGAAGCCTGGGCCGACCGCACCGCGGAACTCTCCAAGCTGCCCTCGGTGACGCAGGTCTTCCCCTTCGAGAACCGCGGCCCGGAGATCGGCGTGACCCTGGGCCACCCCCACGGGCAGATCTACGCCTATCCCTTCACCACCCCCCGCACCGCGCTCATGCTGCGCTCCCTCGCCGCGCACAAGGCGGCCACCGGCGGACGCAACCTCTTCGACGACGTCGTGGCGGAGGAACGCGCCTCGGGCAAGCGCATCGTGCTGGAGGGCGAGCACTGGACGGCCTTCGTCCCGTACGCCGCGCACTGGCCCTACGAAGTGCACCTCTACCCCAAGCGCAGGGTGCCCGACCTGCCCGCGCTCGGCGAGGAGGCCCGCACAGAGTTCCCACAGATCTATCTGGAACTGTTGAGGCGCTTCGACCGGATCTTCGGCGAGGGCCAGCCGCAGACCCCGTACATCTCCGCCTGGCACCAGGCGCCCTTCACCGGCGCCGACGCCTTCACGGCCGATCCCGCCCACCCCGTCGACCGCGACGATTTCGCCCTCCACCTGGAGCTTTTCACCATTCGCCGCACCACAGGCAAGCTGAAGTTCCTCGCGGGTTCGGAATCGGGCATGAATGTGTTCATCAACGACGTGCCGCCCGAGACCGCGGCGCAGCGACTGCGAGAGGTAGCGAGTTCATGA
- a CDS encoding sodium:solute symporter family protein, translated as MHLAEGLRLPTNGLDYTILAIYFVVVLGIGFAARRSVKTSLDFFLSGRSLPAWVTGLAFVAANLGATEILGMAANGAQYGVYTVHWYWIGAIPAMVFLGLVMMPFYYNSKVRSVPEFLLHRFGPSSHFLSSVIFAVSSVLIAGVNLYAMAIVLEALLGWPEWVAIVVAGVFVLIYITIGGLSSAIYNEVLQFFVILAALIPLTIVGLKRVGGWDGISDKLTSSHGGQFMTAWEGTGVGSSNPLGANWLTIVLGLGFVMSFGYWTTNFAEVQRALSAKNLSAAKRTPLIAAFPKIFIPLVVVIPGLIALVMEPAIGKTGSGLQYNDAIPVLMRDLLPNGVLGIAVTGLLAAFMAGMAANISSFNTVFTNDLWGAYWKKDRPDAYYLKTGRVVTAVGVLIGMGTAFIASSFSNIMNYLQTLFSFFNVPLFVVFIIGMFWKRTTPAAGFWGLLSGTVAAMVNYFWLYKQNVISIPSDQGANFVSSIVAFVVGSLVMVVVTLVTKPKPVEKLAGLVYGTKSPGIEVPPSEGDDAWYRRPALLGWGAIVLAAICYIPFSF; from the coding sequence ATGCACCTTGCCGAAGGGCTACGACTCCCGACCAACGGGCTCGACTACACGATCCTCGCGATCTACTTCGTCGTCGTACTGGGCATCGGCTTCGCCGCTCGCCGCAGTGTGAAGACCAGCCTCGACTTCTTCCTCTCCGGCAGGTCCCTGCCGGCCTGGGTGACGGGGCTGGCCTTCGTGGCGGCGAACCTCGGCGCCACCGAGATCCTCGGCATGGCGGCCAACGGCGCCCAGTACGGCGTCTACACCGTGCACTGGTACTGGATCGGCGCCATCCCCGCCATGGTCTTCCTCGGCCTGGTGATGATGCCCTTCTACTACAACTCGAAGGTCCGCTCGGTCCCCGAGTTCCTGCTCCACCGCTTCGGCCCGTCCTCGCACTTCCTCTCCTCGGTGATCTTCGCGGTGTCGTCCGTGCTGATCGCGGGCGTGAACCTGTACGCGATGGCGATCGTCCTCGAAGCGCTGCTCGGCTGGCCCGAGTGGGTCGCGATCGTGGTGGCGGGCGTCTTCGTCCTCATCTACATCACCATCGGCGGCCTGTCGTCCGCGATCTACAACGAGGTTCTGCAGTTCTTCGTGATCCTCGCGGCCCTGATACCGCTGACCATCGTCGGCCTCAAGCGCGTCGGCGGCTGGGACGGCATCAGCGACAAGCTCACCTCGTCGCACGGCGGGCAGTTCATGACCGCGTGGGAGGGCACGGGCGTCGGCTCGTCCAACCCCCTCGGCGCCAACTGGCTGACCATCGTCCTCGGTCTCGGCTTCGTGATGAGCTTCGGCTACTGGACGACCAACTTCGCCGAGGTGCAGCGCGCCCTCTCGGCGAAGAACCTCTCCGCCGCCAAGCGCACCCCGCTGATCGCCGCCTTCCCGAAGATCTTCATCCCGCTGGTCGTCGTGATCCCCGGCCTGATCGCGCTCGTCATGGAACCCGCCATCGGCAAGACCGGCAGCGGCCTCCAGTACAACGACGCCATCCCCGTCCTCATGCGTGACCTGCTGCCCAACGGTGTCCTCGGTATCGCCGTGACCGGTCTGCTCGCCGCGTTCATGGCAGGTATGGCGGCCAACATCTCGTCCTTCAACACGGTCTTCACCAACGACCTGTGGGGCGCGTACTGGAAGAAGGACCGCCCCGACGCGTACTACCTGAAGACGGGCCGGGTCGTCACGGCCGTCGGTGTGCTGATCGGCATGGGCACCGCGTTCATCGCGTCCAGCTTCAGCAACATCATGAACTACCTCCAGACGCTGTTCTCGTTCTTCAACGTCCCGCTGTTCGTGGTGTTCATCATCGGCATGTTCTGGAAGCGGACGACCCCCGCGGCCGGATTCTGGGGCCTGCTCTCCGGCACCGTGGCCGCCATGGTGAACTACTTCTGGCTCTACAAGCAGAATGTCATCAGCATCCCGAGCGACCAGGGCGCCAACTTCGTCTCCTCGATCGTCGCCTTCGTCGTCGGCAGCCTGGTGATGGTCGTCGTCACCCTCGTGACCAAGCCCAAGCCGGTCGAGAAGCTGGCCGGCCTGGTCTACGGCACCAAGTCGCCCGGCATCGAGGTCCCGCCGAGCGAGGGCGACGACGCCTGGTACCGCAGGCCGGCGCTGCTGGGCTGGGGCGCGATCGTCCTCGCCGCCATCTGCTACATCCCCTTCTCCTTCTGA
- a CDS encoding response regulator transcription factor, with product MSVRLMVVDDHRLLAEALASALKLRGHRVLAAAAPAAGAAELVVTRAPEVCLLGTATPAQPGMFDPVVRIKRERPQVAVLVLGPVPSPRGIAAAFAAGASGYVRHDERIEGVERAIMKARAGEAAVAPLLLQGAFHELLHPVAQPDDEGQRLLSMLTPREVEVLMRVADGEDTRLIAAGMGIAPSTARTHVQRVLMKLGVGSRLEAAALAARTGLLDRADALTPRPEEDRG from the coding sequence ATGAGTGTGCGGCTCATGGTGGTCGATGACCACCGGTTGCTGGCCGAGGCCCTGGCCTCGGCGCTGAAGCTGCGCGGGCACCGCGTGCTGGCCGCCGCCGCGCCCGCGGCCGGGGCGGCGGAGCTGGTGGTGACCAGAGCGCCCGAGGTCTGCCTGCTCGGCACGGCCACACCGGCCCAGCCCGGCATGTTCGACCCGGTCGTCAGGATCAAGCGCGAGCGGCCACAGGTGGCGGTGCTGGTGCTCGGCCCCGTACCGAGCCCCAGGGGGATCGCCGCCGCGTTCGCCGCGGGCGCCTCCGGATATGTGCGCCACGACGAGCGGATCGAAGGGGTGGAACGCGCCATTATGAAGGCGCGCGCGGGGGAGGCCGCGGTCGCCCCGCTGCTCCTCCAGGGGGCCTTCCACGAACTCCTGCACCCCGTGGCGCAACCCGACGACGAGGGACAGCGGCTGCTCTCCATGCTGACCCCACGCGAGGTCGAGGTGTTGATGCGGGTCGCGGACGGGGAGGACACGCGGCTCATCGCGGCCGGTATGGGGATCGCGCCGAGCACCGCGCGGACGCACGTACAGCGGGTCCTGATGAAACTCGGCGTCGGCTCCCGCCTGGAGGCGGCGGCCCTCGCCGCCCGCACGGGCCTGCTGGACCGGGCCGACGCGCTCACCCCGAGGCCGGAGGAGGATCGGGGCTGA
- a CDS encoding outer membrane protein assembly factor BamB family protein: MSQPPQPPRPPRPENDGPQNDGPPNDAPARQEPVRQEPPRQQPPRQQPPHQQPPREEQPKGEPQPGGQQSPDHQQSPNHQQSPKEPAKDQPLTGRPQEQPSAAQPPQDLRKPPPGPVADAPQGQQQPGFGAPRAPQSPPAGFGAPQGPPQQPPSAPGGFGAPTGRPYGHPQSPGAPPAQPGYGFPAGPPQPNNQPGAQPQQPNQPGAHPPMGQQPPQGYAYPQSPPQPPQGYAYPPMQQPPPGYGYPAGQQQPPPPGYGYPGAQQPSYGGYQPPPPTAQVDAGGGGKKPSPVVLIVTAAVVVVALIVGAGVLYATSSDKDDDRSSSAGADADGKGGGDAENGSGGTEKFPSDPASRLSLQVPNPEIAEDDVISAKGSWLAGSVYAKSNVNAVKGYDVSTGKELWNLPLAGQSCAGSRTVGAGGLAAVVYQEAKATKENKYPQCNQISVFDMKTGVKKWTRSVELSGSKASFEEVSISGSTVVVGSGNDGGAGFTLAGGKPIWEPKVSDTCEDIGYAGGPRLVAVHQCGGYEDPKLQVQLLDPATGKAKWTYNVPAGIEDVSILSTKPVVFGAETGDDSVTGVTDAFVLTEKGALATKITLPDGKYAHRCEVNMVDACHDMAVGNNRLYVPTAERRGSGTGVSMTNEIVSFDLTTGKSTGERADAGDDYTLQPLRMDGDRILAYKAAPYDHGGQVVSIDPKTMKQRILLKNPSTESVRDAESSFVSDRAEMLYENGALFIADDLLSKPSSGSQHYVALGFTRE, encoded by the coding sequence ATGAGCCAGCCACCTCAGCCCCCACGGCCTCCGCGCCCCGAGAACGACGGGCCGCAGAACGACGGCCCCCCGAATGACGCCCCCGCGCGCCAGGAACCTGTGCGCCAGGAACCGCCGCGCCAGCAACCTCCGCGCCAGCAACCGCCGCACCAGCAACCTCCGCGCGAAGAGCAGCCAAAGGGTGAGCCGCAGCCCGGCGGCCAGCAGTCGCCGGATCACCAGCAGTCGCCGAATCACCAGCAGTCGCCGAAGGAGCCCGCGAAGGACCAGCCGCTGACGGGGCGCCCTCAAGAGCAGCCGTCCGCAGCCCAGCCGCCCCAGGACCTGCGGAAGCCGCCCCCGGGGCCCGTGGCCGACGCGCCCCAAGGGCAGCAACAGCCCGGCTTCGGCGCCCCGCGGGCCCCGCAGTCGCCCCCTGCGGGGTTCGGCGCGCCGCAGGGCCCGCCCCAGCAGCCCCCGTCCGCCCCCGGCGGATTCGGCGCGCCGACGGGCCGGCCGTACGGTCACCCGCAGAGCCCGGGAGCCCCGCCCGCCCAGCCGGGCTACGGCTTCCCTGCGGGCCCGCCGCAGCCGAACAACCAGCCTGGCGCCCAACCGCAGCAACCGAACCAACCGGGCGCCCACCCGCCGATGGGGCAACAGCCCCCGCAGGGCTACGCCTACCCGCAGTCGCCGCCGCAGCCCCCGCAGGGCTACGCCTACCCGCCGATGCAGCAACCCCCGCCCGGCTACGGCTATCCGGCGGGACAGCAGCAGCCCCCGCCACCCGGCTACGGTTACCCGGGCGCCCAGCAGCCCTCGTACGGCGGATACCAGCCGCCGCCCCCGACCGCGCAGGTGGACGCGGGCGGCGGCGGCAAGAAGCCGAGCCCCGTGGTGCTCATCGTCACCGCTGCCGTGGTGGTGGTCGCTCTCATCGTCGGCGCCGGTGTCCTGTACGCGACCTCGTCGGACAAGGATGACGACCGGTCCTCGTCGGCCGGTGCGGACGCCGACGGCAAGGGGGGCGGGGACGCCGAGAACGGCAGCGGAGGCACGGAGAAGTTCCCCTCGGACCCCGCTTCGAGGCTCTCCCTCCAGGTGCCGAACCCGGAGATCGCCGAGGACGACGTCATCAGCGCCAAGGGCTCCTGGCTGGCGGGCTCCGTGTACGCGAAGAGCAACGTCAACGCGGTCAAGGGCTACGACGTCAGCACGGGCAAGGAGTTGTGGAACCTGCCCCTCGCGGGTCAGAGCTGCGCGGGTTCGCGGACGGTCGGCGCGGGCGGTCTCGCCGCCGTCGTCTATCAGGAGGCCAAGGCCACCAAGGAGAACAAGTACCCGCAGTGCAACCAGATCTCCGTCTTCGACATGAAGACCGGAGTGAAGAAATGGACGCGAAGCGTCGAACTCAGCGGCTCCAAGGCGTCGTTCGAAGAAGTGTCGATCTCGGGCTCCACGGTCGTGGTCGGCTCGGGAAATGACGGGGGCGCCGGGTTCACCCTCGCGGGCGGGAAGCCGATCTGGGAGCCGAAGGTCTCCGACACGTGCGAGGACATCGGCTACGCGGGCGGCCCGAGGCTGGTCGCGGTCCACCAGTGCGGCGGCTACGAGGACCCGAAGCTCCAGGTCCAACTGCTGGACCCGGCCACAGGCAAGGCGAAGTGGACGTACAACGTGCCCGCCGGGATCGAGGACGTGTCGATCCTCTCCACAAAGCCCGTCGTCTTCGGCGCGGAGACGGGCGACGACTCGGTGACCGGCGTGACCGACGCCTTCGTCCTCACGGAGAAGGGCGCGCTGGCCACCAAGATCACGCTGCCCGACGGCAAGTACGCCCACCGGTGCGAGGTCAACATGGTCGACGCGTGCCACGACATGGCCGTGGGCAACAACCGGCTGTACGTGCCGACGGCCGAGCGGCGAGGGTCGGGCACCGGCGTGTCGATGACCAACGAGATCGTCTCCTTCGACCTGACCACCGGCAAGTCCACCGGGGAGCGGGCCGACGCGGGCGACGACTACACGCTCCAGCCCCTGCGGATGGACGGTGACCGGATCCTCGCCTACAAGGCGGCGCCCTACGACCACGGCGGCCAGGTGGTCAGCATCGACCCGAAGACGATGAAGCAGCGGATCCTGCTCAAGAACCCGTCGACCGAGTCGGTACGGGACGCGGAGAGCAGCTTCGTATCGGACCGGGCGGAAATGCTCTACGAGAACGGCGCCCTGTTCATCGCGGACGACCTGCTGAGCAAGCCGTCCTCCGGCAGCCAGCACTACGTGGCCCTCGGCTTCACCCGCGAGTGA
- a CDS encoding ABC-F family ATP-binding cassette domain-containing protein, with amino-acid sequence MAVNLVNVEAVSKVYGTRALLDGVSLGVSEGDRIGVVGRNGDGKTTLIRMLAKLEEPDTGRVTHNGGLRTGVLTQYDSLDPAATVRHEVIGDLADHEWAGSAKIRDVLTGLFGGLDLPGFQDGLDTVIGPLSGGERRRIALAKLLIADQDLIVLDEPTNHLDVEGIAWLAEHLRARRSALVCVTHDRWFLDQVCTRMWDVQRGAVYEYEGGYSDYVFARAERERIAATEETKRQNLVRKELAWLRRGAPARTSKPRFRIEAANELIADVPPPRDTSELMKFASSRLGKTVFDLEDVTVEAGPKTLLKHLTWQLGPGDRIGLVGVNGAGKTSLLRALAEAAFSEGEKQPAAGKVVVGRTVKLAYLSQEVTELKPTLRVLEAVQQVRDRVDLGKGREMTAGQLCETFGFNKDKQWTPVGDLSGGERRRLQLLRLLMDEPNVLFLDEPTNDLDIETLTQLEDLLDGWPGSMIVISHDRFFIERTTDRVFALLGDAALRMLPRGIEEYVERRRRMEQAQAATPAAPATGAETRTPAASAKEDRATKKELQRIERQLDRLSQNEAKLHKQIADNATDFEKVAKLDAELRGLAAEKDELEMRWLELAEDA; translated from the coding sequence ATGGCCGTCAACCTGGTCAATGTCGAGGCAGTCAGCAAGGTGTACGGCACCCGTGCCCTGCTCGACGGTGTCTCCCTCGGCGTATCGGAGGGGGACAGGATCGGTGTCGTCGGGCGCAACGGCGACGGCAAGACCACCCTCATCCGGATGCTCGCCAAGCTGGAGGAGCCCGACACCGGCCGGGTCACCCACAACGGTGGCCTGCGCACGGGTGTCCTCACCCAGTACGACTCGCTGGACCCGGCCGCCACCGTGAGGCACGAGGTCATCGGTGACCTCGCCGACCACGAGTGGGCGGGCAGCGCCAAGATCCGTGACGTGCTCACGGGGCTCTTCGGGGGGCTGGACCTGCCCGGTTTCCAGGACGGCCTGGACACGGTCATCGGGCCGCTCTCCGGCGGCGAGCGACGCCGTATCGCGCTGGCCAAACTGCTCATCGCAGACCAGGACCTCATCGTCCTCGACGAGCCCACCAACCACCTCGACGTCGAAGGCATCGCCTGGCTCGCGGAGCACCTGCGCGCCCGCCGCTCCGCGCTCGTCTGCGTCACCCACGACCGGTGGTTCCTCGACCAGGTCTGCACCCGCATGTGGGACGTCCAGCGCGGTGCGGTCTACGAGTACGAGGGCGGGTACTCCGACTACGTCTTCGCGCGCGCCGAACGTGAGCGGATCGCGGCGACCGAGGAGACCAAGCGGCAGAACCTGGTCCGCAAGGAGCTGGCCTGGCTGCGCAGGGGGGCGCCCGCCCGTACGAGCAAGCCGCGTTTCCGTATCGAGGCCGCCAACGAACTGATCGCCGATGTACCGCCCCCGCGTGACACGTCCGAGCTGATGAAGTTCGCCTCGTCGCGGCTGGGCAAGACCGTCTTCGACCTGGAGGACGTCACCGTCGAGGCGGGGCCGAAGACGCTCCTGAAGCACCTCACGTGGCAGCTCGGCCCCGGTGACCGTATCGGTCTGGTCGGCGTGAACGGCGCGGGCAAGACGTCCCTGCTGCGGGCCCTGGCCGAGGCCGCCTTCAGCGAGGGTGAGAAGCAGCCAGCGGCGGGCAAGGTCGTCGTCGGCAGGACGGTGAAGCTCGCCTACCTCTCGCAGGAGGTCACCGAACTCAAGCCGACCCTCCGGGTCCTTGAGGCGGTCCAGCAGGTACGTGACCGCGTCGACCTGGGCAAGGGCAGGGAGATGACCGCGGGGCAGCTCTGCGAGACCTTCGGCTTCAACAAGGACAAGCAGTGGACCCCCGTGGGAGACCTGTCCGGCGGCGAGCGGCGCAGGCTCCAGCTTCTGCGGCTGCTGATGGACGAGCCGAACGTACTCTTCCTCGACGAGCCCACCAACGACCTCGACATCGAGACGCTGACCCAGTTGGAGGACCTGCTCGACGGCTGGCCGGGTTCGATGATCGTGATCAGCCACGACAGGTTCTTCATCGAGCGGACCACGGACCGGGTCTTCGCCCTCCTCGGGGACGCGGCGCTGCGGATGCTGCCGCGCGGTATCGAGGAGTACGTGGAGCGCAGGCGCCGCATGGAGCAGGCCCAGGCGGCGACCCCCGCTGCTCCCGCCACCGGCGCCGAGACCCGGACGCCGGCCGCCTCCGCCAAGGAGGACCGGGCGACCAAGAAGGAACTCCAGCGGATCGAGCGGCAGTTGGACCGCCTCTCGCAGAACGAGGCGAAGCTGCACAAGCAGATCGCTGACAACGCCACGGATTTCGAGAAGGTCGCCAAGCTCGACGCGGAGCTGCGCGGGCTCGCCGCGGAGAAGGACGAGCTGGAGATGCGCTGGCTCGAACTGGCCGAGGACGCCTGA